Genomic segment of Ktedonobacterales bacterium:
TCCGACTCATCCGGCGCGAACAGCAGTTCTTCTTCTACCGTGACCCTGCCAGCAGGCGTGACCGATTTGCAGCAGACGATCATCGAAGTTTCCGAGAAGGCGCAGGCTTCGGTGGTCGAGGTGACGAGCCTCGGGCGATCCAGCGAGGCTATCGGCTCAGGAGTCATCCTGACCAGCGACGGCTATATCGCTACGAATGACCATGTGGTGCGCGGATACGACACCTTCTCGGTCGCGCTCTCTGATGGTACGAAACTGGATGCGCGGCTTATCGGGCAGGACGCGCAAGACGACCTGGCTGTTCTGAAGATTGCCGCGACGGATTTGCCGCCGATTCCCTTTGCCGATTCTTCGCAGGTGCAGGTCGGCCAGTTTGCGCTCGCCATTGGCAGCCCGCTGGGCCTGGAAAACTCGACCACCTTCGGCATCGTCAGCGCGGTCAATCGAACAGAAAGCGAAGCGCCAGATGGTCCGGCATCTGCGCTGCCCGGCCTCATCCAGACGAGCGCCGCCATCAATCCAGGGAACAGCGGTGGGGCGCTGGTCAATCTGCAAGGGCAATTGATCGGGATGCCGACGCTGGGGGCTTCGGCTGACCAGGGCGATTCAGCAGCCAATGACATCGGGTTTGCCATCCCCTCCAACCGCATCAAATTTGTCACCGACCAGCTTACCAAATCGGGCGAGTTGACCAGCACCGGCCAGGGTTTCCTGGGGATTCAAGGGCGGGATGTGACCCCGCAGTTCGCGGCAGCCGAGGGGCTGTCGGCGCAGCAGGGCGTGTTGGTTACGGGCTTTGCCAACGATGCCTCCGGGGGCAGCCCTGCGCAGCAGGCCGGGCTACAGATGGGCGATGTGATTATCGCTGTGGATGGCAAGTATATCAGCGATAATAACGACCTGGCTTCGGCGCTGCTCAGCCAGCAGCCAGGAACGCAGGTCACGCTTACCGTCGCGCGGGCTGCTGCCCAGCAGACCATCAAAGCCACGCTGGGAGAGCGCCCGGTAAATGCGCAGGGGTAGACGATTGTTGTTAAAGGAGTCACTTGTATGCAGAGACGTTACCGCTGGTTGATCGGCGGCGGTCTGGCCCTGGTTCTCATCGTTGCGGCTTTCGTTGGGTTCGAGTGGTATGCGGTGAATTACGCCAAAACCATCACGCAATCCCAGGCCCACACAGCAGAAGGGACGGCTACCCCTTGCGGTACGCCCGTCCCTACGGCTGGGTTGCGTACCTTTCAGATCGCACCCGATCAGACAACGGTTTCTTACAGCGTCCATGAAAACCTGATTATAGAGAATAAACCGGATAATGTGGCCGTTGGCACAACCCATTCTGCGCAGGGCAGTTTCCAGATACGCACTGGCGCTGACCCCCTGGTCGCCTCGATGAACGTCACCGTTGATTTGCGCACTTTGCAGACCGATTCGCAGCGACGCGATAACTTTGTAAAGCAAAACTACCTGGAGACTGGCGCCTATCCGACGGCCACGTTTGTTTCGACCTGCGCAACAAATCTGCCCGCGAACTACACCGACGGGCAAGAGGCGCATTTTCAGATTACCGGCAACCTGACGCTGCATGGCAAGACCAATAAGGAAGTCTTTGATGTGCAGGGCAAGCTGGTGGGAGACACGACCACCGGAACGGCAACCAGCACGATCTATATGACGGACTTTGGCATCGAGCCGCCCAATCTCGCCAATCTCGCCATTGCCCAGAATAAGGTGGTCCTCACTATCGCCTATACCGCCAGAGAGGGGTGAGCCAGCCTCACGTCTTCAGGTCATCGCCGCCCAGCCCAACGATCTCCAGCAGCTTGAGCGCGTTGGTGGACGTGGCGATGCCTGGGCGCAGCTTGTAATCGAACTGCATCACCGGCCCTTCCGGCCCGCGTGTAAAACTTTCGGTGAAGTAGACGGGCTGGCTGAGGGTCTTGATTTCTGGCGCGTCTGCCAGGCTGAGGTCATGTGTGGAGACCGCGCCCGCAGCCTCCTGCTTGAGTAGATGGCGCAGGATATGGCGAACGGCGATCTGCCGCTCTCTGGTGTTGGTGCCATGCAGGATTTCATCCAGCAAGAACAGCAGCGCGGAACCGCCTGCGGCCCGCGTTTGCTCGGCGCGATCAACCACCTGCTTGAGCCGCTTGAGTTCGGCCATGAAGTACGAAACGCCCTGCTCCAGCGAGTCCTGAACGCGGATGCTGGTTGCCAGGGTGATCGGCTGTATCTGCATCTGCGCCGCGCAAACCGGCCCGCCCGCCTGCGCCAGCGCCACGTTCGTCCCAATGGCGCGCAGGAGCGTGCTTTTGCCAGACATATTCGAGCCTGTGACCAGCAGGAACGTTCCGGGCGGCCCGATGCTGACATCGCTGCCCACGCAGACGTTTGGCGCCAGCAGCGGGTGGCCCAGGCTGCGGGCTATCAGCGGCTTTGGAGCGTCCTGCCCGATACCGGGAAAGGCCCAGTCGGGATGGTCATGGGCCAGCGTGGCGAGCGCCAGCAGCGCCTCCATCTCGCCCAGCGCGGTCAGCCAGGCGCGGGCATGCTTCCCCGCGCGGCGCTGCCAGCGTTCCAGCAGCCAGAGCAGGTGAAAGTCCCAGAGGGTCAGCCACTGCACCAGGAAGAAAAACATGGCCCGGCGAATATCGGAAAGCGGCATCATACGCGCCAGGCGCAGCATCTGCTGGTCGGCGCGCAGATTGTCTGCGGAAAGGTCGGCCTGAAGCCGTTGCAGGACTGGCGCGGCGCAGGGCAGGGTGGCGCCTTGCCGAAACAAATCGGCGTAGGCGCGAAAGACGCGCTGGCGCTCTGTCGCGCCCTCGATGGCCGCGTTCGCCTGACGCAAATAGAGCGCCAGCAGGGCGAGGTTGGCGAAGAAAATGGGAACCCAGAACGGATAGCGGGTCAGCCCGCCGAGTTGCAGGCCGAGCAGGCCAAGCGCCAGGATGGGGAGCAGACGCGCCAGCCAGATGAGCCAGGGCCGCTGCGCCAGCCAGGATTCGCCTTCAGCCCATTCCAGAAATCGCTCGTAGGTTGGCTGGGTCTTGCCCATCAATCGCCCGCTCAGCGCGAAGGTGTCACGAAAGTCAATCTGTGGGGCAAGCTCCGCGACGGCGGCCTGGCGTTTCGCGGCAAGGGCTGGCGAGGCCGGATTCAGCAGCCAGTCTTGCAGGTTGGCCTGACCGATAGGGGTGTTGGGCGTGCCGAGCAGGTGTTGCAGGGAGGCATGGCCGAGCAAATCGAGATCGGCGGCATAGGGATGGTTGAGATCGGCGAGCGGCGGCTGGCGCAGCGGGAGCCTGCCCCAATCGCGCCGCAGCCGATGTAGCCCTTCGTCGTTCAGCGTCCAGAGCGTCTGATAGCGTTCTTCAAGCTGGTTTATCCTGCCAAGATTGATATAGGCGGCCACAAAGGCGAGGCCGAAGATCGCCGCCAGGAGAAAAAACGTCAGGCCGCCAAACCAGATACCCAGGCTGAGCAACAGCAGGGCAGAGAGGACCAGGGCGACATTCACGTTCGCGTTGATATTGCTCCAGTGATGATAGCGCGCCCGCTGCTGCTCGAACTGAGCGCGGCGCTGGTGATAGATTGCTTCGGGTACGTGGGACACTGCTGTATCTGCTGAACCGCTCTGAGCGGTGGAATGGTCTTCGAGCATGGTCACTCCTGAAAGCCTTCCTGAAGCCCTTCTGCCGGATGCGCTTTTCATTATAGGCTGCGCATCGCCTGCGCGGCAATGGCAGATTTCTGCAAGAGGGTTCCGCCAAACATGAGGTGTTGGCAAGCGAGACGTGTTACTTGTAGCGCCGCCTTCCAGGCGGCTCAACGCTGGCCGCCTGGAAGGGATGCGCGAGCGACCAACGGGAGCGAGAGTGGCGAGGCCCAGCCGAGGCAAGCGGCCCTTCCCGAAGGAAGGCGGCGCTACCAGTGGCAACCCCCGATAGGTGGTGGAATCCCCCAAGAGTCTACAGAGTCTACAGAGTCTATAGAGTTTACAGGGCCAGGCCATGCTATACTGAACGCCGAAACGCATCTCAACCTGTTTGGAGGTCCGGGTAGTGAAACAGCTTGTGCTTTCGGCGAACTGGCTCTTGAAGCAGCGCAATCCCGCCTGCGCTCTTACTGAGGATTTTTCCACGCCCGATGGCTGGATAGCTGCCAGCGTGCCAGGTACGGTCCACCAGGATTTGCTGGCTGCCGGGCGCATCCCTGACCCGTTCATCGGCCTGCATGAGCGCGATGTGCAGTGGGTTGGCGAGGCCGACTGGCTCTATCGCTGCGCCTTCGATCTGGAACCGGCATTTCTGGAGGCAGAGCAGCTTGACCTCTGTTTCGATGGGCTGGATACGTTTGCTACTGCCTGGCTGAACGGGCAGCAGGCGCTGAGCAGCGACAACATGTTCATCCCCCGGCGCGTTCCGGCGGCTTCGCTGCTGCGGCCTGGGCGAAATGAACTCTGGCTGCTCTTCGAGTCGGCCCTGCGGCGGGGCCGACAGCGCCAGGCCGAATACAGCGTGCTAACGGCCTGGAATGGCGATTTCAGCCGCCTGTACGTGCGCAAGGCGCAGTATCACTTCAGCTGGGATTGGGGGCCATGTCTGCTTACCGCCGGTCCCTGGCAGCCTATTCGCCTGGAAGCCTACACTCAGCGCATCGCGGATGTTCACTGCCCGGCTGATGTTGCGCCAGACCTTGGCAGCGCCGCGCTCCCGGTTAGCGTCACGCTTGCGGCGGGAAATCGCCCGCTCGACGCCGCCTCTGGCCTGGTGGTGCATCTGGAACTATTTAGCCCGGCACATGAACTGATTGATGCAGCGACGCTGCCAGTGACAGGCGATCAGATAGGGCATCGCTTCGAGGTAGCGTCGCCGCGTCTCTGGTGGCCGCGAGGCGCGGGCGCTGGGGAACAGCCGCTCTATCGGCTGGCTGCGACGTTCCGGCAGGATGGGAACGAGCTTGATCGGCGCGAACTTCGCCTGGGCCTGCGCCGCTTGCGGCTGCTGCAAGAGCCGTTGGCGGATGAGCCAGGCACAACCTTTCTGTTCGAGGTCAACAATATGCCCATCTTCTGTGGTGGCGCAAACTGGATTCCCGCCGATTCTTTTCTACCGCGCGTTTCGCCTGACCGCTACCGGGCGCTGCTGCAAGCTGCTGCTGATGCGAATATGAACATGCTGCGCGTTTGGGGCGGGGGCATCTATGAAAACGACCTCTTTTACGATTTGTGCGACGAACTAGGCTTGCTGGTCTGGCAGGATTTTCTGTTTGCCTGCGGGCTGTATCCGGCGCACGACTGGTTCCAGGCCAGCATCAGAGCCGAGGCCGAAGCGGCAGTGCGCCGTCTGCGTCATCATCCCTCGCTCGCGCTCTGGTGCGGGAACAACGAGGACTATCAGGTCGCGGAGTCGGTTGGCGCGTATGATCTGGCCTTTGAGGGCGACTTCAGCCAGACCCGTTTCCCGGCGCGAGAAATCTATGAGCGGCTGCTGCCATCTGTCTGCGCCGCGCTCGATCCGACGCGCCCTTACTGGCCGGGTAGCCCATATGGCGGGACCAACACGCGCGATCAGACCAAAGGTGATCGCCACACCTGGGATGTCTGGCATGGGCAGATGGCCGATTACCACGAGTACCCCCGTTTTCACGGGCGCTTTGTCAGCGAGTTTGGCATGCAAGCCCTGCCATCGCTGGAGACGATTGCCGCCTGCACGCCGCCAGCCGAACGCTATCCGCAAAGCCGGACGTTGGAGTATCACAACAAGGCGACAGACGGCCCCCGGCGGCTTGTCGCGTATCTGAATGATACGGTGCGCATCCCTGCTGACCTGGAAGAGTATATCTATGCCTCGCAGTTGCTCCAGGCCGAGGCGCTGGCGACGGCCTATCGCGGCTGGCGGCGGCGTTGGGGTGGTCCTGGGCGCTGCGCAACGGCGGGCGCGCTGGTCTGGCAGTTGAATGATTGCTGGCCGGTAACAAGCTGGGCGATTGTGGACTCGACTCTGCATCTCAAGCCCGCCTGGTATGCCATCAAGCGCGAACTGGCTCCCCTGGTGGGTGGGCTGGCGCGAGCCGTAGGCACGGGCGCGCGAGCGACCAACGGGAGCGAGAGGACGGGGCAACAGCAGCGGCCCGCGACCGAGCGCAGCGAGGGAGAATGCGGGAACCCAGTTCCCGCAAGGGCCGCTCCCCGCAGGGGGAGGCAAGCGCCCGTCACCGTAGGCGGTGTGGAAGTGTGGGCCGTCAATGGCCTGCAAACTGCATTGGAAGCTGAACTGGCGCTGCGCCTGTGGCAGTTGGATGGGCAGCAGATGAAAGAAGAGCGCCGCCAGGTCACGCTGCCACCCAACCAGGCGACAGAGCTAGGACGCTTCGCTGATGATGCTGAGAGCCTGCTGGTTGCCAGCGCGCAACTGCTGGTACAGGGAACGGTTATGGCGCGCGCGGCCCTCTGGCCGGAGCCATTCAAGTATCTGACACTGCCCGACCCCGAACTGGAGGTGACGCGCCTGGATGATGCCACCCTGCGCGTGCGGGCAATGCGCCCGGCCAAGGGGGTCTGGCTCTGGAATGGGGCAGAGGCTCGCTGGAGCGATAACATGCTCGATCTGCTGCCCGGCGATGAGCAAACTATCACCACGCGGCTGCTCGGAACGTCTGAGGTTCAGGTGCGCTGGCTGCGCTGATAACCGCCTGGGTATCAGAAGAGGCGCGAATCGAGTATATCCGGCTCGCAGGCGCTTCGTAACGCTTTTGGTAACGTTTAGAAGACGCCGTTCAGGTAAGATGTTGGTGTCAAGAGATGTTCAATCCCTCCATCGCCCAGGGCATCTGCTGAGAAGGGGAATTGAACAGGGAAGAGAGCGTGTTTTATGGCTAAACGACTCAACACCTTCCGCCAGAAGCGGCTAGAGGGCGAGAAGCAAGCATTGCAGCAGGTTCCGCCTCTCGCTGAGCTGCTGGCCGAGGCGGCTGCGCAGAATGGACTCAGCCTTCAGCTAACCCACGCGCCAGCGCCCGCCCTTATCGGCCAGAGAGACCCATCGCCCACTGTGGAGATTGCTCCTAATGATCCTATTGTCGCCTATTTCCTGAGTGCTCCTGGCGTGGTCGAGATTGATAAACTACACCTGGATTCTCCAACCCTGCGCGCGTTGAAAGCGGCAAAGGTCAAGCTGGCTATCCCGCTCATCAGCCAGGGCGAGTTGATTGGCGTGTTGAATCTGGGGCAGCGCCTGAGCGAGCAAGATTATTCGGCGTATGATCGCAAGCTGCTGAGCGATCTGGCGACGCAGGCCGCGCCTGCCGTTCGGGTGGCCCAACTGGTGCGCGAGCAGCAAGCCGCCATTCAGGAACGCGAACGCATCGAGCAGGAATTGCAGGTGGCCCGGCTGATCCAGCAGACGCTGCTGCCCAGGGAACTGCCGGAACTTCCTGGCTGGCAGGTGGCCGCCTATTATCAGCCAGCGCGCGCCGTTGGCGGGGACTTTTACGACTTCTTCTATTTCGAGGACGGGCGGCTGGGCGTAGTCATTGGCGATGTGACCGATAAAGGCATCCCGGCGGCGCTGGTGATGGCAACGACACGCAGCATCCTGCGTTCTGCGGCGCAGCGCCTGGTTTCGCCCGGCAGAGCGTTGGAACACGCCAACGACCTGCTCTGCCCCGATATTCCGGCCAGGATGTTTGTCACCTGCCTCTATGCCATTCTTGATCCGGCTACCGGATTGTTGCAATACGCGAACGCCGGCCACGACCTGCCCTATCGGCGGCGAGGCGGGGAGGTTTCCGAACTGCGCGCCACCGGCATGCCGCTTGGTCTGATGCCAGGCATGGGCTATGAGGAGAAAGTGACCTTTCTGGAGCCAGGTGACAGCGTTCTCTTATACAGCGACGGACTGGCGGAGGCGCATAATCCGCAGCGCGAGATGTTCGGCTTCCCACGCTTGATGGCGTTGCTGAGTCAGATCAACGACAACAAGGTGATTGATTCCCTGCTGAGCGAACTGGCATCCTTCACCGGCCCCGATTGGGAGCAAGAGGATGACGTGACGCTGGTGACGTTGCGCCGCGCCCCGCAGCCTGCGCCGAATATCATAGACGATGAGGTCACGCTGGTCCAGCCCCCTGAACACAGCGCGTCGAGCGTTCCGGTTCCTGCCCCTGAAGGCCATGCCGGGCAAAACGCCCCCAATTCCTGGCGTAGTCTGGCTGAACTGGCCGTTCCCAGCGCACCCGGCAACGAGCGCCAGGCAATGGAGCAGGTGGCCGAAGCGGTTCAGCCGCTGGGCCTGGAGGCCCGGCAGTTGGAGCAGCTAAAAACGGCGGTGGCCGAGGCGACGATGAATGCGATGGAGCATGGCAACCGCTATCAACCCGACGTACCAGTGCTCATTCGGGTGCTGGCTTCCGAGACGACGCTCTCGGTGCGCATTACCGATCAGGGCGGCGGGGAGACGCTCCCCGAAGCTGAGACGCCCGATCTGGAAGCCAAACTGGCCGAACTGCAATCGCCGCGCGGTTGGGGCTTGTTCCTGATTAAGAATCTGGTGGACGATATGCGCGTGACCAGCGACGCAACCAGCCACACCATCGAACTGATACTGGGCCTGGAAGGAGCAACCCATGTTGAATGATACCCTTGAAGCCAGTGTTCGGCGTGCGCCTGGCGTAGCGATCATTGATCTGCATGGTGAAATAGACTCCTTTGGAGAGGATGTCCTCAACGCCGCTTATGGCGAGGCGGAAAGCCAGGCGTCCGATGCCATCCTGCTCAACTTCAGCGATGTGCGCTATATCAACAGCACCGGCATCGCCCTGATCGTTGGTCTGCTCGCGCGAGCGCGCAAATCGCACCGCCGTCTGCTGGCCTGTGGCCTGAGCGATCACTATATCGAGATTTTCGAGATTACCCGCTTGGTTGATTTTATGAGTGTGTTCCCTGATGAAGCCAGCGCGTTGACCGATACGTCAGGCTCACCCAAAGCGTAAGACTCAACACGGGAGGAGAATGAAGATGCCACCAGCGAAAGTGACCTTGAGCGTGCGCCAGGTGAGCGCCCGCGCCAGTATTATTGACATCCAGGGGGAGGTTACGGCCTTTGCCGAACATGCCCTCATGGAGGCGTATACCCAGGCCAACGGGCCAAGCACGCGCGTCTTTATCTTGAACTTCGCCAGCCTGGAGTACATGAACAGCAGCGGCATTGGCCTGCTGGTCACGCTGCTGATTCGCATCAACCGGCAGAAGCAGCGCCTCTTTGCCTTTGGCCTGAGCGATCATTACCGGCATATTTTTGAGCTAACTCGCTTGAGCGATGCTATCAAGATGTACGACAGCGAAGCCGAGGCGCTGGACGCCGCTCATACTCCCTGACCAGATCAGGGAATTGTTGATAGATATGCATTGGAGGACTAAACCATGACGACCCCATCAACGTCATCAAGTGAAGGCATCCCACTCGATGCCGATTCATCCAGCGAAGGCAAACGCAGCGACACCGACAAGTGGGCGCGCAAGGTCTCTGCGCTGAAGCTTGGCCCGATGCCCAGCGGCGCGCTGAACCTGAATGTACAGGGAAAGCAGCCTGTTAGCCCGTTGCAGGGCTTTGGCTCGATGTGGCAGAAAACCTATCGCGTGCGCCTGAAGGGCGTTAAAGTGCTGCCAACGGGCGTTATCAAGGTGTGGAAGGAGCATTTTCCAGAGTTCTGGCCGAAGGGCAATCGCTTCTATGGGCCATTGACCGGCATTGCTCCTGGCGAAGTCGGCCTGATTAACATGGCGCTGCCTGGCGGGGCGCCGCTCTCTACCGGCGTCATGGTCATGTATGCTGATGAAGAATCCTTCACGTTTATGACGCCGCAGGGGCATATGTTTGCGGGCTGGATTACCTTCAGCGCCTACGAAGAGGATGAGCGCGCGGTTGCCCAGGTCCAGGTCTTGATTCGCGCCAACGACCCGATCTATGAGCTTGGTTTTCGCCTGGGCGCTGCCAGGTCCGAGGATCATTTCTGGCAACATACGCTGAGGTCTCTGGCAGCCTACTTTGGCCTTGAAGAAGCGCAGGTCGAGACGCAGGCGATCTGTGTAGATCGCAAGCTTCAATGGTCCCAGGCAAAGAATGTCTGGCATAATGCCGGTGTCCGCACGACACTCTATCTCATGACAACTCCGATGCGTGCGCCGCTGCGCTGGATGCGCAAGCGCAGCCGCCCAACAACATAGAAGCTGGTTAGGTATGTCAACTCATTATGCCTATGATGCAGTGGTGGTCGGCTCCGGGCCAAACGGCCTGGCCGCCGCCATCACGATGGCCCGCGCCGGATATTCGGTCATCGTCTTCGAGGCCAGGAACAAGATCGGCGGCGGCTGCCGCACAGCAGAACTGACCCTGCCCGGCTTCGCGCATGATGTTTGCTCGGCTATCCATCCGATGGGCGTTGCCTCGCCCTTCATGCGCAAGCTGCCGCTGGAGCAATATGGCGTCGAGTGGATTGAGCCAGCCGCGCCGCTGGCTCATCCCTTCGATGATGGCTCGGCTGCGGTACTGGAGCGTTCCATCGAGGCGACGGGCGCGTGGCTCGGCAACGACGCCGCCGCCTATCGCCGACTGATGACGCCGCTGGTCAGGCACTGGGAGCAGCTAGTTGGCGACGCGCTTGGCCCGCTGCCTCTTCCGCCGCGCCATCCATTGCTCATGGCTCGCTTTGGCTTGCAAGCCATTCGCTCGGCGCGTGGGCTGGCCGAAAGCCGCTTCAAGGGCGAGCGCGCCCGCGCCCTGGTGGCCGGAATCGCGGCGCACGCCATGCTTTCGCTGGAACAACCTGTAAGCGCGGCGTTTGGCCTGGTGCTGGGGATGCTGGGGCATGCCGTTGGCTGGCCCATCCCGCGCGGCGGCTCGCAGGTTATTGTTGACGCGCTGGCCGCTTACCTGCGCTCGCTGGGTGGCGAGATCGTGACTGGCGTGGAGGTGGATTCGCTGGATATGCTGCCCCCGGCCCGCGCCATTCTCTGCGATGTGACACCGCGCCAGTTGCTGCGCATCGCGCATCGCCAGTTGCCACACGGCTATCAACATCAGTTGCAGCGGTATCGCTATGGGCCGGGCGTCTGCAAGGTGGACATCGCGCTGGATGGCCCGATCCCCTGGAAAGCGGAGGCGTGCCTGCGCGCCGGGACGGTGCATGTGGGCGGCTCGCTGCCAGAGATTGCCGCCGCCGAGCGCGCCGTCTGGCGGGGCGAACACGCGGAGCAGCCCTATGTGCTGCTGGCCCAGCAAAGCCTCTTCGACCCAACACGCGCGCCTGTTGGCAAGCACACCGTCTGGGCCTATTGC
This window contains:
- a CDS encoding trypsin-like peptidase domain-containing protein, with the protein product MESQERHNSIAQPANNAPGAADTLPIAPLQPVYPPPAGASQPGAFSQVGMGVGNRPPSRRRYWKWYALGVLLLALMIGSFGVGHALTSRPSDSSGANSSSSSTVTLPAGVTDLQQTIIEVSEKAQASVVEVTSLGRSSEAIGSGVILTSDGYIATNDHVVRGYDTFSVALSDGTKLDARLIGQDAQDDLAVLKIAATDLPPIPFADSSQVQVGQFALAIGSPLGLENSTTFGIVSAVNRTESEAPDGPASALPGLIQTSAAINPGNSGGALVNLQGQLIGMPTLGASADQGDSAANDIGFAIPSNRIKFVTDQLTKSGELTSTGQGFLGIQGRDVTPQFAAAEGLSAQQGVLVTGFANDASGGSPAQQAGLQMGDVIIAVDGKYISDNNDLASALLSQQPGTQVTLTVARAAAQQTIKATLGERPVNAQG
- a CDS encoding YceI family protein; its protein translation is MQRRYRWLIGGGLALVLIVAAFVGFEWYAVNYAKTITQSQAHTAEGTATPCGTPVPTAGLRTFQIAPDQTTVSYSVHENLIIENKPDNVAVGTTHSAQGSFQIRTGADPLVASMNVTVDLRTLQTDSQRRDNFVKQNYLETGAYPTATFVSTCATNLPANYTDGQEAHFQITGNLTLHGKTNKEVFDVQGKLVGDTTTGTATSTIYMTDFGIEPPNLANLAIAQNKVVLTIAYTAREG
- a CDS encoding glycoside hydrolase family 2 protein; translated protein: MKQLVLSANWLLKQRNPACALTEDFSTPDGWIAASVPGTVHQDLLAAGRIPDPFIGLHERDVQWVGEADWLYRCAFDLEPAFLEAEQLDLCFDGLDTFATAWLNGQQALSSDNMFIPRRVPAASLLRPGRNELWLLFESALRRGRQRQAEYSVLTAWNGDFSRLYVRKAQYHFSWDWGPCLLTAGPWQPIRLEAYTQRIADVHCPADVAPDLGSAALPVSVTLAAGNRPLDAASGLVVHLELFSPAHELIDAATLPVTGDQIGHRFEVASPRLWWPRGAGAGEQPLYRLAATFRQDGNELDRRELRLGLRRLRLLQEPLADEPGTTFLFEVNNMPIFCGGANWIPADSFLPRVSPDRYRALLQAAADANMNMLRVWGGGIYENDLFYDLCDELGLLVWQDFLFACGLYPAHDWFQASIRAEAEAAVRRLRHHPSLALWCGNNEDYQVAESVGAYDLAFEGDFSQTRFPAREIYERLLPSVCAALDPTRPYWPGSPYGGTNTRDQTKGDRHTWDVWHGQMADYHEYPRFHGRFVSEFGMQALPSLETIAACTPPAERYPQSRTLEYHNKATDGPRRLVAYLNDTVRIPADLEEYIYASQLLQAEALATAYRGWRRRWGGPGRCATAGALVWQLNDCWPVTSWAIVDSTLHLKPAWYAIKRELAPLVGGLARAVGTGARATNGSERTGQQQRPATERSEGECGNPVPARAAPRRGRQAPVTVGGVEVWAVNGLQTALEAELALRLWQLDGQQMKEERRQVTLPPNQATELGRFADDAESLLVASAQLLVQGTVMARAALWPEPFKYLTLPDPELEVTRLDDATLRVRAMRPAKGVWLWNGAEARWSDNMLDLLPGDEQTITTRLLGTSEVQVRWLR
- a CDS encoding SpoIIE family protein phosphatase, producing the protein MAKRLNTFRQKRLEGEKQALQQVPPLAELLAEAAAQNGLSLQLTHAPAPALIGQRDPSPTVEIAPNDPIVAYFLSAPGVVEIDKLHLDSPTLRALKAAKVKLAIPLISQGELIGVLNLGQRLSEQDYSAYDRKLLSDLATQAAPAVRVAQLVREQQAAIQERERIEQELQVARLIQQTLLPRELPELPGWQVAAYYQPARAVGGDFYDFFYFEDGRLGVVIGDVTDKGIPAALVMATTRSILRSAAQRLVSPGRALEHANDLLCPDIPARMFVTCLYAILDPATGLLQYANAGHDLPYRRRGGEVSELRATGMPLGLMPGMGYEEKVTFLEPGDSVLLYSDGLAEAHNPQREMFGFPRLMALLSQINDNKVIDSLLSELASFTGPDWEQEDDVTLVTLRRAPQPAPNIIDDEVTLVQPPEHSASSVPVPAPEGHAGQNAPNSWRSLAELAVPSAPGNERQAMEQVAEAVQPLGLEARQLEQLKTAVAEATMNAMEHGNRYQPDVPVLIRVLASETTLSVRITDQGGGETLPEAETPDLEAKLAELQSPRGWGLFLIKNLVDDMRVTSDATSHTIELILGLEGATHVE
- a CDS encoding STAS domain-containing protein — translated: MLNDTLEASVRRAPGVAIIDLHGEIDSFGEDVLNAAYGEAESQASDAILLNFSDVRYINSTGIALIVGLLARARKSHRRLLACGLSDHYIEIFEITRLVDFMSVFPDEASALTDTSGSPKA
- a CDS encoding STAS domain-containing protein; amino-acid sequence: MPPAKVTLSVRQVSARASIIDIQGEVTAFAEHALMEAYTQANGPSTRVFILNFASLEYMNSSGIGLLVTLLIRINRQKQRLFAFGLSDHYRHIFELTRLSDAIKMYDSEAEALDAAHTP
- a CDS encoding NAD(P)/FAD-dependent oxidoreductase, producing MSTHYAYDAVVVGSGPNGLAAAITMARAGYSVIVFEARNKIGGGCRTAELTLPGFAHDVCSAIHPMGVASPFMRKLPLEQYGVEWIEPAAPLAHPFDDGSAAVLERSIEATGAWLGNDAAAYRRLMTPLVRHWEQLVGDALGPLPLPPRHPLLMARFGLQAIRSARGLAESRFKGERARALVAGIAAHAMLSLEQPVSAAFGLVLGMLGHAVGWPIPRGGSQVIVDALAAYLRSLGGEIVTGVEVDSLDMLPPARAILCDVTPRQLLRIAHRQLPHGYQHQLQRYRYGPGVCKVDIALDGPIPWKAEACLRAGTVHVGGSLPEIAAAERAVWRGEHAEQPYVLLAQQSLFDPTRAPVGKHTVWAYCHVPSGSACDMSERVIAQIERFAPGFRERILAKHAFTAAMMERYNPNYIGGDINGGVQDLWQLFTRPTIRLNPYATPARGLYLCSSSTPPGGAVHGLCGYFAAKAALRGAF